Proteins encoded by one window of Ulvibacter sp. MAR_2010_11:
- a CDS encoding NAD(P)/FAD-dependent oxidoreductase — MEHIVIIGNGISGITAARHIRKLSDKKITIISAESDHFFSRTALMYIYMGHMQYEHTKPYEDYFWKKNRIDLKRGFVKTVSPEDKVLTLSDGEQINFDKLIIAVGSKSNMFGWPGQDLDGVQGLYSLQDLEALEKNAPNNKICERAVIVGGGLIGIELAEMLSTRQIPVTFLVREESFWNVVLPQGESEMLNRHIKSHHIDLRLSTNLKKILPDKNGRARAVVIEETGEELPCNVVGLTAGVTPNVDFLKDSGIELGRGVKVNRFLETNKKDIYAIGDCAEQHEAIGNRRPIEAVWYTGRMMGEVVAQTICGNKREYKPGHWFNSAKFFDIEYQTYGWVFAKPKEYEAHFHWKHEDDTKCITVAYHKETEEFLGINTFGIRMKHEVLDRWLSEKKSIDYIIKHLKEANFDPEFYSGFEKEILSTYNNQPVNV; from the coding sequence ATGGAACACATCGTCATTATTGGCAACGGAATTTCAGGCATTACTGCTGCCCGTCATATTCGAAAGCTTTCCGATAAAAAAATTACGATAATTTCTGCCGAATCCGATCACTTTTTCTCTCGTACCGCCCTTATGTACATCTACATGGGACATATGCAATATGAACACACCAAACCCTACGAAGATTATTTCTGGAAGAAAAACAGGATTGACCTGAAACGCGGATTTGTAAAAACCGTTTCTCCCGAAGACAAAGTGCTAACATTATCTGATGGTGAACAAATTAATTTCGACAAACTAATTATCGCGGTAGGTTCCAAATCGAATATGTTTGGATGGCCGGGACAGGATTTGGACGGTGTGCAAGGATTGTATTCGTTACAGGATTTGGAAGCCTTGGAAAAAAATGCGCCTAACAATAAAATATGCGAACGCGCTGTGATAGTAGGCGGTGGACTCATTGGAATTGAATTGGCCGAAATGCTTTCCACACGACAAATTCCGGTGACCTTTCTGGTTCGGGAAGAGAGTTTTTGGAACGTAGTACTTCCGCAAGGCGAAAGCGAAATGTTGAATCGGCATATAAAAAGTCACCATATAGACCTGAGACTTTCCACCAATTTAAAAAAAATCCTTCCTGATAAAAACGGGAGAGCCCGTGCAGTAGTAATTGAAGAAACAGGCGAAGAATTGCCTTGCAACGTTGTGGGTTTAACAGCAGGAGTCACTCCCAATGTCGATTTTTTAAAAGACAGCGGAATTGAACTGGGTCGCGGTGTAAAGGTGAATCGTTTTCTGGAAACCAATAAAAAAGACATCTACGCCATTGGTGATTGCGCCGAACAACACGAGGCCATCGGCAATCGACGGCCCATCGAAGCAGTTTGGTATACCGGCCGTATGATGGGCGAAGTGGTCGCCCAAACCATCTGCGGAAATAAACGGGAATACAAACCCGGACATTGGTTTAACAGTGCCAAATTTTTTGACATCGAATACCAAACCTATGGGTGGGTATTTGCAAAACCAAAAGAATACGAAGCCCATTTTCATTGGAAACACGAGGACGATACCAAATGTATTACCGTAGCTTATCATAAAGAGACCGAAGAATTTTTAGGTATAAATACCTTCGGAATTAGAATGAAACACGAAGTATTGGACCGATGGCTTTCAGAAAAAAAGTCTATCGATTATATCATAAAACATTTAAAAGAAGCCAATTTCGATCCGGAGTTTTATTCCGGATTCGAAAAAGAAATACTTTCAACCTATAACAATCAACCCGTAAACGTCTAA
- a CDS encoding 4Fe-4S dicluster domain-containing protein, translating into MSTVQRNMSLTGEPPKSINTQQKLATFLGVFGLFLLVLAAVNLNFPNKGVWLGIALISILGGVVWFAKGAYQNKQEGIKNDGVWFKSITSRGYLAWITGISLTGFYIVLYFFPQFLGLVQEGDNKGLIAFFDPLSKLLSGNPASQWFVYGTLYTIAILSFGTKFIWKYRHNRYERIRTISVMFFQTAFAFLIPEFMARLNSDTFSLPYYDLKNIWPLNYYNFEQYRVDSFISAGDVGLALLLFGIASIFIITPILTYKYGKRWYCSWVCGCGGLAETAGDPFRHLSDKSMNAWKIERWVVHSVLVFVVVMTTAVVHSYLGDDASKYWLTKDVFLIGVGVFLTLLFAAIWFFKRKELEKDARYGAFGYLVIVLVLIGMHFTAGKTLFLFEAETLRQSYGFLIGAIFSGVIGTGFYPIFGNRVWCRFGCPMAAILGLQQRLFSKFRITTNGGQCISCGNCSTYCEMGIDVRAYAQKGENIVRASCVGCGICSAVCPRGVLKLENGPLANRIEGNEILLGNDVDLMQYVNNR; encoded by the coding sequence ATGAGTACTGTACAACGAAATATGTCTCTAACAGGCGAACCTCCCAAATCGATTAATACGCAGCAAAAACTGGCTACATTTCTGGGTGTCTTCGGACTTTTCCTTTTAGTGCTGGCTGCTGTCAATCTCAATTTTCCCAACAAAGGGGTGTGGTTAGGGATTGCTCTAATTTCTATTCTCGGCGGAGTGGTCTGGTTTGCCAAAGGTGCTTACCAAAATAAGCAGGAGGGTATTAAAAATGATGGGGTTTGGTTTAAATCCATTACCAGTCGCGGGTATTTGGCCTGGATTACAGGAATTTCGCTTACCGGTTTTTATATTGTTTTGTACTTCTTCCCGCAGTTTTTGGGATTGGTGCAGGAAGGTGACAACAAGGGGCTTATTGCCTTCTTCGACCCGTTGAGCAAGCTATTGAGCGGCAATCCTGCGAGTCAGTGGTTTGTGTACGGAACCTTATATACCATTGCAATTCTTTCCTTCGGAACAAAATTTATATGGAAATATCGGCATAACCGATACGAACGTATCAGAACAATAAGTGTGATGTTTTTCCAAACCGCATTCGCCTTTTTGATCCCGGAATTTATGGCGCGGTTAAATTCGGACACCTTTTCACTACCCTATTACGATCTAAAAAATATCTGGCCGCTCAATTATTACAATTTCGAGCAGTACCGGGTAGACAGTTTTATTTCGGCAGGCGATGTGGGACTGGCCTTGTTGCTCTTCGGAATTGCCTCCATCTTTATAATTACCCCGATCCTAACCTATAAGTACGGCAAACGCTGGTACTGCAGCTGGGTGTGCGGCTGTGGCGGTCTTGCCGAAACTGCCGGAGATCCCTTTAGACATTTGAGCGATAAAAGTATGAACGCCTGGAAAATTGAACGTTGGGTGGTGCATAGTGTCTTGGTTTTTGTAGTGGTAATGACCACAGCAGTAGTACACTCCTATTTGGGTGATGATGCCTCAAAATACTGGCTCACAAAAGATGTGTTTTTAATTGGCGTTGGCGTATTTCTTACACTGCTTTTCGCCGCAATATGGTTTTTTAAACGTAAGGAACTGGAAAAAGATGCCCGTTACGGAGCCTTCGGATATCTGGTGATTGTACTGGTGTTAATCGGGATGCATTTTACAGCCGGAAAAACATTGTTCCTCTTTGAAGCTGAAACGCTACGACAGTCGTATGGTTTTCTTATAGGCGCTATTTTTAGCGGTGTCATTGGTACGGGGTTTTATCCTATTTTCGGGAACAGAGTTTGGTGCCGCTTTGGTTGTCCTATGGCAGCAATTCTGGGATTGCAGCAACGTTTGTTCTCTAAATTCAGAATTACAACCAACGGCGGACAATGTATTTCCTGCGGCAATTGTTCAACCTATTGTGAAATGGGGATCGACGTGCGGGCGTATGCTCAAAAAGGCGAGAATATTGTTCGCGCCAGCTGTGTAGGCTGTGGAATTTGTTCGGCTGTATGTCCCAGAGGGGTTTTAAAACTGGAAAACGGGCCGCTTGCTAACAGAATCGAGGGCAATGAAATCTTATTGGGCAACGATGTAGATTTGATGCAATACGTGAACAATCGTTAG
- a CDS encoding glycosyltransferase family 2 protein, with protein sequence MKHLIKVIIPAHNEADSIAKVIRDIPTLVSEIIVVDNNSTDRTAEVAQSAGATVLSEVEKGYGLACLKGMEYISKQQITPDIIVFLDGDYSDYPEELTKIIAPIIEDDLDFVVGARVKELREKGSMTFPQRFGNSLATTLMKWFFGSEFTDLGPFRAIKYKKLEALGMVDKTYGWTVEMQLKVLQRKYTYIEVPVHYRNRIGVSKVSGTVKGAIFAGIKILGWIFKYSIKK encoded by the coding sequence ATGAAGCACCTTATTAAAGTCATCATCCCGGCACACAATGAAGCAGATTCTATTGCAAAGGTAATCCGGGACATTCCCACCTTGGTTTCTGAAATAATTGTGGTAGATAACAACTCAACGGACCGTACAGCCGAGGTTGCTCAAAGCGCAGGAGCTACCGTGCTTTCCGAAGTGGAAAAAGGCTATGGACTAGCCTGTTTGAAAGGCATGGAATACATTTCGAAACAACAAATTACACCCGATATCATTGTTTTTTTGGATGGGGATTATAGCGATTACCCCGAAGAACTTACTAAAATTATAGCCCCGATAATCGAAGACGACTTGGACTTTGTTGTTGGAGCGCGTGTAAAAGAATTACGTGAAAAAGGTTCCATGACTTTTCCTCAGCGCTTTGGAAACAGCTTGGCCACTACCCTAATGAAATGGTTCTTTGGTTCTGAATTTACTGATCTCGGTCCGTTTAGAGCCATAAAATACAAGAAGTTAGAGGCTTTGGGGATGGTCGACAAGACTTATGGCTGGACAGTTGAGATGCAATTAAAGGTATTACAACGAAAATACACCTATATTGAGGTTCCTGTCCATTACAGAAACCGAATTGGAGTGTCAAAAGTTTCGGGAACCGTAAAAGGTGCTATCTTTGCGGGCATTAAAATTCTGGGTTGGATTTTTAAATACAGCATTAAAAAATGA
- a CDS encoding cellulose synthase family protein: MILETLVITVYSIALLLIFMYALAQLNLLFNYLSARRKCEKNCEKFDFENSDEIPLVTIQLPVYNEMYVMERLLKNISALEYPKDKLEIQVLDDSTDESFETTALQIEKLQATGLDIQHVTRANRAGYKAGALKEGLKTAKGEFIAIFDADFLPKPNWLKRTIPYFKDAEIGVVQTRWGHLNRNYSILTRVQAFALDAHFTLEQVGRNSKGHFINFNGTAGVWRRACILDAGNWEGDTLTEDLDLSYRAQLKNWKFKYLEEVETPAELPVVISAARSQQFRWNKGGAENFQKMAGRVIKSNDMPFKTKVHSILHLLNSTMFLNILIVAILSIPMLYIKNEYEHLKMYFFVMSFFVISTLIFFICYWFMYKNMYGSGFKSFIKYMGMFITFFSIAMGFSLHNSVAVLEGHMGKKSEFIRTPKFNINSLKDSWKGNKYLKKNISPNVILEGALMLYFAFGMYSAFVVGDQGGDFGLFPFHLMLFLGFGYVFFKSLVSKV; encoded by the coding sequence ATGATACTTGAAACACTTGTAATTACGGTTTATTCAATTGCATTACTGCTTATCTTCATGTATGCATTGGCACAGCTTAATTTGCTGTTCAATTACCTTAGTGCGCGTAGAAAATGTGAAAAAAACTGTGAGAAATTCGATTTCGAAAATTCAGATGAAATTCCGTTGGTGACCATTCAGCTTCCTGTGTATAACGAAATGTATGTGATGGAGCGTTTGCTGAAAAACATTTCAGCATTGGAATACCCCAAAGATAAATTAGAGATTCAGGTGCTGGACGATTCCACCGATGAATCTTTTGAAACTACCGCCCTTCAGATAGAAAAATTACAAGCCACCGGACTCGATATTCAGCATGTAACCAGAGCGAATAGAGCGGGCTATAAAGCCGGTGCCCTAAAAGAGGGTTTAAAAACAGCTAAGGGAGAGTTTATAGCGATTTTTGACGCAGATTTCCTTCCGAAGCCCAACTGGTTAAAACGTACCATTCCCTATTTTAAAGACGCCGAAATTGGCGTAGTACAAACACGCTGGGGACATTTAAATCGCAATTATTCTATCCTAACCCGTGTACAAGCCTTTGCATTAGATGCTCACTTTACCTTGGAACAGGTTGGAAGAAACAGTAAGGGACATTTTATAAATTTTAACGGTACCGCAGGAGTTTGGCGACGTGCATGTATCCTCGATGCAGGAAACTGGGAAGGTGATACCCTTACCGAAGATTTGGACTTGAGTTACCGCGCACAACTTAAAAACTGGAAATTTAAGTACCTGGAAGAAGTTGAAACTCCGGCCGAACTGCCCGTAGTAATTAGTGCAGCACGCTCGCAACAATTTCGATGGAACAAAGGAGGGGCGGAAAACTTTCAGAAAATGGCAGGACGTGTAATTAAAAGTAACGACATGCCCTTTAAGACCAAAGTTCACAGTATTTTGCATCTGCTCAACAGTACGATGTTTCTCAACATTCTTATTGTGGCCATTTTAAGCATCCCCATGTTGTACATTAAAAACGAATACGAACATTTAAAAATGTACTTTTTTGTGATGAGTTTCTTTGTAATTAGCACCCTCATATTCTTTATATGCTACTGGTTTATGTACAAAAATATGTATGGCAGCGGATTTAAAAGTTTTATAAAATATATGGGAATGTTCATTACCTTCTTTTCTATTGCGATGGGCTTTTCGTTACATAATTCGGTTGCCGTACTCGAAGGACATATGGGTAAGAAAAGTGAATTTATACGTACCCCTAAATTCAACATCAACAGTTTAAAAGATAGTTGGAAGGGTAATAAATACCTAAAGAAGAACATTTCGCCTAACGTAATTCTTGAAGGTGCACTAATGCTTTATTTCGCCTTTGGGATGTATTCGGCCTTTGTAGTTGGGGATCAGGGTGGTGATTTCGGACTCTTTCCGTTTCACCTGATGCTCTTTTTAGGCTTTGGCTATGTGTTTTTTAAGAGTTTGGTGAGTAAGGTTTAA
- a CDS encoding M20/M25/M40 family metallo-hydrolase has translation MRAFFIVILISIFFSCNKVVVDSVSMEEDVTILASDSLEGRETGTLGERLAAEYIAKRFKDLQLTPKGTQGFYQTFSFKPSSDPHKQAEVVDSVVDTLAQGMNLVGWIDNKATTTVVIGAHYDHLGMGGAGSLYREGEAIHNGADDNASGVAILLHLAERLQQQKDAQHNYLFIAFSGEEMGLLGSNYFVKNPTIDLKRVSYMINMDMVGRLNSENTLAVHGVGTSPVFKQALFANNEGLTIAEHESGIGPSDHTSFYVSDIPVLHFFTGQHSDYHKPGDDAEKLNYEGMEKISDYIFRIITDLNDNGKLAFRKTKNESETVPDFKVTLGVVPDYLFTGKGMRIDGVSEDKPAQKAGLQKGDVVVKMGEHEVTDMMSYMKSLSLFEKGQTASVKVKRGNEILEVAITF, from the coding sequence ATGCGCGCATTTTTTATAGTAATTCTTATCTCCATATTTTTTTCATGTAATAAAGTGGTCGTGGACTCTGTTTCCATGGAAGAAGACGTAACTATTTTAGCTTCAGACAGTCTGGAGGGGAGAGAAACAGGGACTTTAGGAGAGAGGCTTGCAGCCGAGTACATCGCTAAGCGATTTAAAGATTTACAATTAACACCCAAAGGTACACAGGGATTTTATCAAACCTTTTCCTTTAAACCGAGTTCCGACCCTCATAAACAGGCTGAGGTCGTCGATAGCGTTGTAGATACGCTTGCGCAAGGAATGAATCTGGTGGGTTGGATAGATAATAAAGCGACAACTACTGTAGTTATTGGTGCGCATTACGATCATTTAGGAATGGGAGGTGCCGGTTCATTATATAGAGAAGGCGAAGCAATTCACAATGGAGCCGATGATAATGCGAGTGGTGTGGCGATACTCTTGCATCTGGCTGAAAGACTACAGCAACAAAAAGATGCACAACACAATTACCTTTTCATTGCCTTTTCCGGAGAGGAAATGGGCTTGTTAGGATCCAATTATTTCGTAAAAAATCCGACCATCGACTTGAAACGGGTTTCTTATATGATAAATATGGACATGGTGGGCCGTTTGAATTCAGAAAACACTCTGGCCGTACATGGAGTGGGGACCTCCCCGGTTTTTAAACAAGCCTTGTTTGCCAATAATGAAGGACTTACCATCGCCGAACACGAAAGCGGAATAGGCCCCAGTGATCATACTTCATTTTATGTTTCGGATATTCCGGTATTGCATTTCTTTACCGGACAACATAGCGATTACCACAAACCGGGTGACGATGCCGAAAAACTGAATTATGAAGGAATGGAAAAGATTTCAGATTATATTTTCAGAATTATTACCGACTTAAACGATAATGGCAAGTTAGCCTTCAGAAAAACAAAGAACGAAAGTGAAACGGTTCCCGATTTTAAAGTGACCTTGGGAGTTGTGCCCGACTATCTCTTCACCGGAAAAGGAATGCGAATTGACGGTGTAAGTGAAGACAAACCGGCTCAAAAAGCGGGATTGCAAAAAGGGGATGTTGTTGTAAAAATGGGTGAACACGAAGTGACCGACATGATGAGCTATATGAAGTCGCTATCCCTGTTTGAGAAAGGACAAACAGCTTCGGTTAAAGTAAAAAGAGGCAATGAGATACTGGAGGTAGCAATTACCTTTTAA
- a CDS encoding PD40 domain-containing protein: MKNLVCIAILAVLISCKNTSENNQEINKSDENTTSETITISQDSLIYPEEKHFKNMRQVTFGGDNAEAYWSFDDKQLVFQSNNKAWGLECDQMFVMNATDNFKDTQPSMISTGKGRTTCAYFLPDNKHFVYASTHLVDTNCPEVPLRKNGKYVWPVYDSFDIFVADLQGNITAQLTNEPGYDAEATVSPKGDKIVFTSTRSGDLELYTMNIDGSDVKQITNELGYDGGAFFSPDGSQLIFRSSRPKTEAEIADYKNMLAQGLVQPTEMELYICNADGSNLRQLTNLGNANWSPFFHPSGKKILFSSNFEAERGFPFNLYMIDVDGKNLERITHGETFDAFPVFSNDGKYLVFSSNRNNGGGRDTNLFIAEWQD, translated from the coding sequence ATGAAAAACCTAGTATGTATTGCCATCTTGGCTGTGTTAATTTCTTGTAAAAACACTTCTGAAAACAATCAGGAAATCAATAAATCTGACGAAAACACTACATCCGAAACTATTACCATATCTCAAGATTCTCTCATCTATCCTGAAGAAAAGCATTTTAAAAACATGAGGCAGGTCACTTTTGGAGGTGATAATGCCGAAGCCTATTGGAGTTTCGACGACAAGCAATTGGTGTTTCAGTCCAACAACAAAGCCTGGGGCTTGGAATGCGACCAAATGTTTGTCATGAATGCAACCGACAATTTTAAAGACACGCAGCCCTCCATGATTTCAACCGGGAAAGGACGAACCACCTGTGCGTATTTTTTACCGGATAACAAGCATTTTGTCTACGCATCAACACATTTGGTTGATACAAACTGCCCCGAAGTCCCGCTTCGGAAAAACGGTAAATACGTATGGCCGGTATACGATTCGTTCGACATATTTGTAGCCGATTTACAAGGAAATATTACAGCACAACTCACTAATGAACCCGGGTATGATGCCGAAGCAACCGTTTCACCCAAAGGCGACAAAATTGTGTTTACCTCCACTAGAAGTGGCGATTTGGAATTGTACACCATGAATATAGACGGAAGTGATGTTAAACAAATTACAAACGAATTAGGATACGACGGGGGTGCCTTCTTTTCGCCCGACGGAAGTCAATTGATTTTCCGTTCATCGCGTCCAAAAACCGAAGCCGAAATTGCAGACTATAAAAATATGCTGGCTCAGGGGCTGGTGCAACCCACCGAAATGGAATTGTACATTTGTAACGCAGATGGTTCCAATCTAAGACAACTTACCAATTTGGGGAATGCAAACTGGAGTCCGTTTTTTCATCCTAGCGGAAAGAAAATCCTGTTCTCCAGTAATTTTGAAGCCGAAAGAGGTTTTCCCTTTAATTTGTACATGATCGATGTGGACGGTAAAAATCTGGAACGTATTACCCACGGTGAAACCTTCGATGCCTTCCCGGTATTTTCCAACGATGGAAAGTATTTGGTGTTCTCGTCTAACAGAAATAACGGTGGCGGGCGTGACACCAACCTATTTATCGCCGAATGGCAGGACTAA
- a CDS encoding glycosyltransferase 87 family protein gives MFDFVKSHRIPILFAAISVVFYISFGYNLERSDFLKLSLLYAGLFFLAYKLIQISKDSFWLLAGFGVVFRLLFFTSIPNLSQDFYRFLWDGRLLLQGVSPYLFTPQMYMDATISVGAEIPRAQLLYEGMGALSAGHFSNYPPVNQLFFAVAALFSGKSIVGSVVVLRVIMILADLGILYFGRKLLKVLNLNPNTIFWYFLNPFIIIELTGNLHFEGVMLFFFIWAIYLLHQKKWLWAAVLVGLSISVKLIPLLFLPLLYQYFIKTRGSKASGVLSLVKFYAVVGFTLVLSFAPFLSSEFISNFSGTIGLWFQEFEFNASVHYILRWISFKTIGWNLIGITGKILPIVVLLFVLGLTFFRKNKSTQELITAMVWAISFYLLLSTTVHPWYLATPLLLSVFTQYRFPVVWSLMAVLSYSAYTAEGFQENELLIAIEYAVVIGYAVWEIYFRKTKNAPKKEEFLTS, from the coding sequence ATGTTCGACTTTGTAAAATCACACCGAATCCCAATCCTTTTTGCCGCCATTAGTGTGGTGTTTTATATAAGTTTCGGGTACAATTTGGAACGAAGTGATTTTCTAAAGCTAAGCTTGTTGTACGCCGGATTATTTTTTTTGGCGTACAAGCTGATTCAAATTTCAAAAGACAGCTTTTGGTTGTTGGCAGGCTTCGGAGTAGTATTCCGATTGTTGTTTTTTACGAGTATCCCCAATCTTTCGCAGGATTTCTATCGGTTTTTATGGGATGGGCGATTGCTGTTACAAGGAGTGAGTCCGTATTTGTTTACACCACAAATGTATATGGACGCTACAATTTCGGTGGGTGCCGAAATTCCCCGGGCACAACTTTTGTATGAAGGTATGGGCGCCTTGAGTGCGGGGCATTTTAGCAATTATCCGCCTGTAAATCAATTATTCTTTGCCGTAGCGGCACTTTTTTCGGGGAAAAGCATAGTGGGATCGGTCGTGGTGCTTCGTGTAATTATGATACTTGCCGATCTTGGAATCTTATACTTCGGAAGGAAATTATTGAAAGTCCTTAATCTCAATCCCAATACTATTTTTTGGTATTTCCTGAATCCTTTTATTATTATCGAACTTACCGGCAACCTGCATTTTGAAGGAGTGATGCTTTTCTTCTTCATATGGGCTATCTACCTGCTTCATCAAAAAAAATGGCTTTGGGCTGCTGTTTTGGTGGGCCTTTCAATTTCAGTAAAATTAATTCCCTTGCTGTTTTTACCGTTGTTATATCAATACTTTATAAAAACCAGGGGTTCGAAAGCTTCAGGAGTTCTTTCATTGGTAAAATTTTATGCAGTAGTAGGGTTCACACTTGTCCTAAGTTTTGCACCATTTCTTTCTTCTGAATTTATTTCAAATTTTAGCGGAACAATCGGGCTATGGTTTCAGGAATTTGAGTTTAATGCCAGTGTGCACTATATTCTGCGGTGGATTAGTTTTAAAACCATAGGCTGGAATTTAATTGGTATCACCGGAAAGATCCTGCCAATTGTTGTGTTGCTCTTTGTACTCGGACTTACTTTTTTCAGAAAAAATAAATCAACTCAAGAACTTATCACGGCAATGGTTTGGGCGATTTCCTTTTATTTGCTGCTTTCCACGACAGTGCATCCCTGGTATTTGGCAACGCCTTTATTGCTTTCGGTATTTACCCAATATAGGTTTCCGGTGGTTTGGAGTTTGATGGCAGTACTGAGTTATTCGGCTTATACTGCCGAAGGATTTCAGGAAAATGAACTCCTTATAGCCATTGAATATGCAGTGGTTATTGGGTATGCGGTTTGGGAAATCTACTTCAGAAAAACAAAAAACGCTCCTAAAAAAGAAGAATTTCTTACTTCATAA
- a CDS encoding VOC family protein translates to MDNRFHISLPCVSTKTTQEFYTSIVGAKVGRRAEKWVDINLFNHQITFIKSGKFKFDYASYGFENTVLPSFHFGVILDTAEWNKLYQKLKSNVHIDVTNFLAGKNGEHQSFFLKDPNGYVIEFKCFKDGETVFMK, encoded by the coding sequence ATGGACAATAGATTTCATATTTCATTGCCGTGCGTTAGCACCAAGACTACGCAGGAATTTTACACATCCATTGTTGGTGCCAAAGTTGGAAGACGTGCCGAAAAATGGGTAGATATCAATCTTTTCAACCATCAAATTACCTTTATTAAATCGGGGAAATTTAAATTCGATTATGCCAGTTACGGTTTTGAAAATACCGTGTTGCCCTCGTTTCATTTTGGGGTTATTTTAGACACAGCCGAATGGAATAAGTTGTATCAAAAACTAAAATCGAATGTCCATATAGACGTCACCAACTTCCTTGCAGGTAAAAATGGAGAGCATCAGTCTTTCTTTTTGAAGGATCCCAACGGCTATGTAATCGAATTTAAATGCTTCAAAGACGGAGAAACTGTATTTATGAAGTAA
- a CDS encoding deoxyhypusine synthase family protein, with protein sequence MTTKKGAISEFIQKYYLHFNAAALVDAAKGYELQLQNGAKMLVSLAGAMSTAELGKIFAEMIRQDKVHIISCTGANLEEDIMNLVAHSHYKRVPNYRDLTPQEEWDLLEQGLNRVTDTCIPEEEAFRRIQEHIVKIWMDAEAKGERYLPHEYMYKLLLSGVMEEHYEIDLKDSWMYAAAEKNLPIICPGWEDSTMGNIFASYVLKGELKASTMKSGIEYMTFLADWYTDNSKKGIGFFQIGGGIAGDFPICVVPMLYQDMERTDTPFWSYFCQISDSTTSYGSYSGAVPNEKITWGKLDIHTPKYIIESDATIVAPLIFAYLLDM encoded by the coding sequence ATGACTACTAAAAAAGGAGCCATTTCAGAATTTATCCAAAAATACTATCTGCATTTTAATGCCGCTGCTTTGGTAGATGCTGCCAAAGGATATGAATTGCAATTGCAAAACGGTGCAAAAATGTTGGTTTCCCTTGCAGGTGCTATGAGTACTGCCGAATTGGGGAAGATTTTTGCTGAAATGATCCGCCAAGATAAAGTACATATTATTTCCTGTACCGGAGCCAATCTGGAGGAGGATATCATGAATCTCGTGGCGCATTCGCATTACAAAAGAGTGCCCAATTACAGAGATTTAACCCCTCAGGAAGAATGGGATCTATTGGAACAGGGCCTCAACCGTGTGACCGATACCTGTATCCCTGAAGAAGAAGCTTTCAGAAGAATTCAGGAGCATATTGTAAAGATATGGATGGATGCCGAAGCCAAAGGTGAGCGATACCTTCCGCATGAATATATGTACAAATTATTACTCAGCGGGGTGATGGAAGAACATTACGAAATCGATTTAAAAGATTCCTGGATGTATGCCGCTGCCGAGAAAAACCTACCTATTATCTGCCCGGGATGGGAAGATAGTACCATGGGAAATATTTTTGCCAGCTACGTGCTTAAAGGCGAATTGAAAGCCTCTACCATGAAAAGCGGAATTGAATACATGACTTTTTTAGCCGATTGGTATACCGATAATTCTAAAAAAGGAATTGGTTTCTTCCAAATTGGCGGAGGAATAGCCGGTGATTTTCCTATTTGCGTAGTGCCTATGTTGTATCAGGATATGGAGCGGACAGACACTCCTTTTTGGAGTTATTTCTGTCAGATAAGCGACTCAACTACCAGTTATGGAAGTTATTCGGGGGCAGTGCCTAACGAAAAAATCACCTGGGGGAAACTGGATATTCATACCCCAAAATATATTATAGAAAGTGATGCTACCATTGTAGCTCCACTAATTTTTGCATACCTATTAGACATGTAA